The following proteins come from a genomic window of Bacteroidia bacterium:
- a CDS encoding T9SS type A sorting domain-containing protein, producing MKKEVLSLVGLFLLSFSVLFSQTPRCYTTESIERYTNLNPDYASTLIENEEILQQFLTSNQSKSLQSQIQIPVVIHVVYNTDEENISDELIYSQLAVLNEDYSFSNADRTLIPTPFQSFAANSEISFCLASTDPQGNWTVGITRTFTNKTEFSNDDQMKSAANGGADPWPSNKYLNIWICDLASGILGYTYQPGANPDVDGVVIDYKHFGKNGSLGGNYNLGRTTTHEIGHYLNLYHPWGPEGSNASCLNDDLVDDTPLSPGPNYNCPLFPNHVTSMCSNTPYGDMFMNFMDYTYDNCMYFFTLGQKERMWATLNTSRTQLVSSDGCFVAVPDANLSKKIQLFPNPTHSNVFLSLNSELQNTTFDLELINPLGEVFLRKSFPNPGSVVEIKWDVLQPGIYFIKGSSHLGSFQKRIAIE from the coding sequence ATGAAAAAGGAGGTACTTAGTTTAGTGGGCCTGTTCTTGCTTTCCTTTTCGGTATTGTTTTCACAAACTCCACGATGCTATACCACCGAATCTATTGAAAGGTACACCAATTTAAATCCGGATTATGCTTCAACACTGATCGAAAACGAAGAAATCCTGCAACAATTTCTAACATCTAACCAAAGTAAATCATTACAATCTCAAATTCAGATTCCGGTTGTAATTCATGTAGTCTATAATACAGATGAGGAAAATATTTCCGATGAATTAATTTATTCTCAATTAGCAGTATTAAATGAAGACTATTCATTTTCTAATGCAGATAGAACCCTCATCCCCACACCATTTCAGTCATTTGCCGCAAATTCAGAAATTAGTTTTTGTTTAGCCAGTACCGATCCTCAGGGAAATTGGACTGTTGGTATTACACGAACATTTACAAATAAAACAGAATTTTCCAACGATGACCAAATGAAAAGTGCGGCAAATGGTGGAGCAGATCCTTGGCCTAGTAACAAGTATCTCAATATTTGGATTTGTGACCTGGCCTCAGGTATTTTGGGATATACCTACCAACCCGGCGCCAATCCTGATGTGGATGGGGTTGTAATTGATTATAAACATTTTGGAAAAAATGGAAGTTTAGGTGGTAATTATAATCTTGGCCGTACTACAACCCATGAAATAGGCCATTACCTTAACCTTTATCATCCATGGGGTCCCGAAGGGTCCAATGCATCTTGTTTAAATGACGACCTCGTTGACGATACCCCCTTAAGTCCGGGCCCTAATTACAATTGTCCTCTTTTTCCAAACCATGTTACCTCCATGTGTAGTAACACACCCTACGGTGATATGTTTATGAATTTTATGGATTATACTTACGATAATTGTATGTATTTCTTCACCTTGGGACAAAAGGAACGAATGTGGGCAACCCTTAATACCAGCCGAACCCAATTGGTTTCTTCCGATGGTTGCTTCGTTGCGGTTCCAGATGCCAATCTTTCTAAAAAGATTCAACTTTTTCCTAATCCAACCCATTCCAATGTATTTTTGTCACTAAATTCTGAATTGCAAAATACCACCTTTGATTTAGAACTAATCAACCCACTTGGGGAGGTTTTTTTAAGAAAATCTTTTCCAAATCCAGGTTCAGTTGTCGAAATCAAATGGGATGTTTTACAGCCCGGAATTTACTTTATAAAAGGCTCTTCCCACCTGGGAAGCTTTCAGAAACGAATAGCGATTGAATAG
- a CDS encoding gliding motility-associated C-terminal domain-containing protein, whose translation MVGTYKTYANHILGGELTYQCVGGGQFIFTVKIYYDCTSSSPIQVIPITVLSSDPPTLNGVDWVSIALNLISEQDISPNCDASGPVISCSSASPLNGAMKEYVFQSVPVTLEGTIPPDGWTFATLQNFRSGNITNIQAIMNNTMVLHTTMFNLNNTTTNPCYDSSPAFLAPPPRIVCAGSTVNFNGIAYDSDGDVLTYEFAPPMQVSELTVYNPPVDPQLVAYNPGYSYQNPTPDQSFDPLNIPATINPQTGDITFKSYTQGVYLLATITKSYRCGVLISEVYRELNVFVTGGCANNLNPLITTDPSGGTTTNYAVSVNAGDLVNIPLVASDNGVLSNGNPQSVSFSAVGSQFGAGYTNSAGGCSNPPCATLTPAPPATTIGSTGTTFNWQTDCNHLTGQLGCNTADNTYTFSIVFQDNFCPIPAFTTYNISVTILAPNSSEHSPELRCVSVNSDGSTTLNWEQGVNTTGSWNSYAIYHSNSLNGPYTQIATINNINTLSYIHTTANAAVDQNFYFVTSIFGCLDAPPLDTLASMLLTVSNGANGFAGLSWNPPSDPLLPTTGPTYSIFREQPLGTWNMIGTSNTNSFNDPVTVCNEVVNYRVEIADALGCINISSVDGQQFADNFLPETPEVDSVSVDLLSGNAVMGWKPSASADAIGYITYYFRNGIWTAVETLNGYNSTYWFNDTTSNADTISECYRVAAFDSCGNVSALSFSHCTMLMSGSINICDRKISLAWNPYVSWTTGVDYYIINRKDNNGPYEPYDTLVTTSDLPNYIDSFIVKNHVYCYYITAVKNDVNNRITSSSNSLCFDATLPKAPDFGYITTATVESNTEAYINARIDHTAIIDHFEIERKTPVTNYSKLDDISPTGVDLVEYTDESASTNLSSYTYRIITFDTCLTPTDTTNIGTTIHLTATGYPNRTNVLNWNAYYNWDGQVDRYAVFRQIGGLNSFSYDIIAIIPSTADSFYTYVDSVDTFTIGNGTFCYFVVGYEGPGNFLGILANSKSNIDCAEQGANFFVPNAFATDAWMPENRVFKPVTLFVSRDEYEFTIWDRWGQKVFRTKDLNEGWDGKIYGQMAKQGVYVYSFKYLTALGEHLEKKGTITLIR comes from the coding sequence TTGGTAGGTACCTACAAAACCTATGCAAATCATATTCTCGGCGGCGAATTAACTTACCAATGTGTTGGTGGTGGGCAATTTATATTTACGGTTAAGATTTATTATGACTGTACTTCAAGTTCTCCAATTCAAGTTATTCCAATTACTGTTCTAAGTTCCGATCCTCCAACTTTAAATGGGGTTGATTGGGTTTCAATAGCTTTGAACCTGATTTCGGAGCAAGACATTTCCCCAAACTGCGATGCTTCCGGGCCTGTTATATCTTGTAGTTCGGCCTCACCTTTGAATGGTGCTATGAAGGAATATGTTTTTCAATCGGTTCCTGTCACTTTGGAAGGAACTATTCCTCCTGATGGTTGGACCTTTGCTACCCTTCAGAATTTTAGAAGTGGCAATATTACTAATATTCAAGCTATCATGAACAATACCATGGTTTTACATACGACCATGTTTAATTTGAATAATACGACCACTAATCCCTGCTACGATTCTTCTCCGGCATTTCTGGCTCCTCCTCCAAGAATTGTTTGTGCTGGTTCAACTGTCAATTTCAATGGTATTGCTTATGATTCAGATGGTGATGTTTTAACCTATGAATTTGCTCCTCCCATGCAAGTTAGTGAGTTGACTGTTTACAATCCTCCGGTTGATCCTCAATTGGTTGCTTACAATCCTGGATATTCCTATCAAAATCCAACCCCGGATCAATCTTTCGACCCTTTAAATATTCCGGCAACAATAAATCCTCAAACAGGTGATATCACTTTTAAATCGTATACTCAAGGGGTTTACTTATTGGCAACTATTACAAAATCCTATCGATGCGGAGTGTTGATTTCTGAAGTTTACCGAGAATTAAATGTTTTCGTTACAGGTGGGTGTGCCAATAACCTTAACCCGTTAATAACAACAGATCCTTCCGGTGGAACAACAACCAATTATGCTGTCAGTGTCAATGCAGGAGATTTGGTGAATATACCTTTAGTAGCAAGTGATAATGGAGTCCTAAGCAATGGTAATCCTCAAAGTGTATCCTTTTCTGCTGTTGGAAGCCAATTTGGTGCCGGCTATACCAATTCGGCTGGAGGATGTTCGAATCCGCCTTGTGCAACCCTAACACCAGCGCCACCCGCAACTACCATTGGAAGTACCGGTACCACATTTAACTGGCAAACCGATTGCAACCATTTGACCGGTCAATTGGGTTGCAATACGGCTGATAATACTTATACCTTTAGTATTGTTTTTCAAGATAATTTTTGCCCAATTCCTGCTTTCACTACCTATAATATTAGTGTTACCATCCTGGCTCCTAATTCCAGTGAACATTCTCCTGAACTTCGATGTGTTTCTGTTAATTCAGATGGTTCTACTACGTTGAATTGGGAACAAGGTGTTAATACAACCGGATCTTGGAATTCATATGCCATTTACCATTCCAATTCTCTGAATGGCCCCTATACTCAAATAGCTACTATAAATAATATTAATACGCTTTCCTATATCCATACTACTGCAAATGCGGCAGTAGATCAAAATTTTTATTTTGTTACCTCTATTTTTGGTTGCCTCGATGCACCTCCGCTCGATACTTTGGCCTCAATGCTTTTAACAGTTTCAAATGGCGCCAACGGCTTTGCTGGTCTTAGTTGGAATCCTCCATCTGACCCATTGCTCCCAACCACAGGCCCAACCTATTCCATTTTCAGAGAACAACCTTTGGGTACCTGGAATATGATTGGAACTTCAAATACCAATTCTTTTAATGATCCTGTCACCGTCTGCAATGAGGTAGTGAACTATCGGGTAGAAATTGCCGATGCATTAGGCTGTATCAATATTTCCAGTGTGGATGGTCAACAATTCGCTGATAATTTTCTTCCTGAAACACCAGAAGTAGACTCAGTAAGTGTTGATTTACTTTCTGGAAATGCAGTTATGGGATGGAAACCCAGTGCTTCGGCAGATGCAATAGGTTATATTACCTATTATTTTAGAAATGGAATTTGGACTGCCGTTGAAACTTTGAATGGTTATAATTCTACTTATTGGTTCAACGATACTACTTCCAATGCGGATACTATTTCTGAATGCTATAGGGTGGCAGCCTTCGATAGTTGCGGTAATGTTAGTGCCTTGAGTTTCAGTCATTGTACCATGCTTATGTCAGGGTCAATCAATATCTGCGACCGTAAAATTTCCTTGGCTTGGAATCCATATGTTAGTTGGACTACCGGTGTTGATTATTATATCATCAATCGCAAGGATAATAATGGGCCTTATGAACCTTATGACACCTTGGTTACAACTTCGGATCTTCCAAATTATATTGATTCTTTTATAGTTAAAAATCATGTTTATTGCTATTACATAACTGCAGTAAAAAATGATGTTAATAATCGTATTACCTCGAGTTCAAATTCCCTATGCTTTGATGCAACTTTACCCAAAGCTCCTGATTTTGGCTACATCACTACAGCTACCGTTGAATCTAATACCGAAGCATATATTAATGCACGAATCGATCATACCGCTATAATTGATCACTTTGAAATTGAAAGAAAAACCCCTGTTACAAATTACTCCAAGTTGGATGATATCTCTCCTACCGGTGTAGATTTGGTTGAATATACCGACGAATCAGCTAGTACTAATTTAAGTAGCTATACCTATCGTATTATTACTTTTGATACTTGTCTCACTCCAACCGATACTACCAATATCGGAACTACCATCCACCTTACCGCAACCGGATACCCTAATCGCACCAATGTGCTGAATTGGAACGCCTACTATAATTGGGATGGTCAAGTAGATCGATATGCAGTTTTTAGACAAATAGGTGGGTTGAACTCGTTTTCCTATGATATTATTGCAATTATTCCTTCAACGGCCGACTCTTTTTATACTTATGTTGATAGTGTAGATACTTTCACTATTGGTAATGGCACCTTCTGTTATTTTGTAGTCGGATACGAAGGTCCGGGAAATTTTTTGGGAATTTTGGCTAATAGTAAGTCCAACATTGATTGCGCCGAACAAGGGGCTAATTTCTTTGTTCCAAATGCATTTGCCACCGATGCCTGGATGCCCGAAAATAGGGTCTTTAAACCTGTTACTTTATTCGTTTCAAGAGATGAATACGAATTCACCATCTGGGACCGGTGGGGGCAAAAGGTTTTTCGAACCAAGGACTTAAACGAAGGTTGGGACGGCAAAATTTATGGACAAATGGCCAAACAAGGTGTTTATGTTTATTCGTTTAAGTACTTAACTGCTCTAGGTGAACACCTGGAAAAGAAAGGTACCATTACCCTAATTCGTTAG
- a CDS encoding tetratricopeptide repeat protein: MAISSLAMGQDNKKIQDAFQQSYTLESKYNYKSAITSLKSVYNEKSYELNLRLGWLSYLDSNQTSSLSYYQKAIDLMPNAIEPKFGIVYPLSVLGKWDEVVKQYELILKADPNQTTANYRLGLIYYNRGQFEKSKTYLDKFLNLYPFDYDAVMMSAWVSLMLNKNSDAKSLFSRALLISPGDKLALEGLGMVK; the protein is encoded by the coding sequence ATGGCAATTTCTAGCCTTGCAATGGGCCAAGACAACAAGAAGATTCAAGATGCTTTCCAACAAAGCTATACGCTTGAAAGTAAATACAATTATAAGTCGGCCATAACTTCATTAAAATCTGTTTATAATGAAAAAAGTTATGAACTTAATCTTCGATTAGGGTGGTTGAGTTATTTGGATAGTAATCAAACTTCCTCTCTTTCTTATTATCAAAAGGCCATCGACTTAATGCCTAATGCAATAGAACCTAAGTTTGGAATTGTTTATCCGTTAAGTGTATTAGGAAAATGGGACGAGGTTGTAAAACAATATGAACTAATTCTAAAGGCTGACCCAAATCAAACAACTGCCAATTACCGACTTGGTTTGATTTATTACAACAGAGGGCAATTTGAAAAATCAAAAACGTATTTGGATAAGTTCTTGAATCTTTATCCATTTGATTATGACGCAGTTATGATGAGTGCTTGGGTTAGTCTGATGTTGAACAAAAATTCCGATGCCAAGTCTCTTTTCAGTCGTGCATTGTTAATCAGCCCGGGTGATAAACTTGCTTTGGAAGGTTTGGGAATGGTAAAGTAG